The DNA region TGGGGTGTGATTTTTAAAGTAGACAGTCTTATCACCATGCTTACACACAAACATTCTGCAGAAAAGAGGGGGAAGGATAAAACTAAGAGAGGTGCATTCCACAGGGGATGGCCGAATGTCACAACTGCCTCAGGTGCCAGATAGCAATGAAAAAAACCCTTAAGAATAACTATTATCACTAGGTTATTTGGGGTCCGATTGTTTAGTTATAGAAATCTTTAACTCAAGAAGGAAGAGTAAAGGAAACAAAAGTACTCTTTTTAATAGTCCAAATGAGATTATCATATTCAATTAATTAGAAATTTAGATGTCTGCCTCTAATGCCAGGAGACTGAATGCTTATTAAGGGCAACCCAAGGAAGGCAGAAGAAACATGTATTACTCATGTCATCTTCCACAGAACTGAATCAGAAAAATCCTCGATGgctcaaaaaagaaaatttaagatgTAAAAAGCCATTAATTAAGTATAAAAACTGAATGCCTATAATAACTTTTATGCAAAATGGTATACACTTTTATTCTCTGCTAATAAATAAGGGCAGTTTCAAAGACTTCTATAAAAATTATCCATGTCTAGAAAATGTCATTAATAAGCAAAGAGAGAATTCCATAAAGTGTACATACAAGGACCtcctgagaaaaaaacaaaaacattaaagaaaataatacataataaagaaagatataattaaataacaaaaacacaaTGGAGAGAAAgctatgaaaagaaacaaaaaagcatCAATTACACAAGgttaaaaaaatccttttgtaacttttataaaaatatatctctaaTCCCGTTTCCCAAGAATAAGTATAATCTTAATTACATCATCCTTTAATTTAGTAAATAATAAGCTTTCTCCAAGGAGTGAGCTTCATAAACAAAACTACCACATTTTAATACCTTATTTATCAAGTAAGTAAATATACCAAACACTGAAAATCAATGGACTTTtggaaagtataaaataattctaatccCATTAGAAGAGTTTACTAAAATGTCAAAATGGTCTCCATTGTGCTGTCATCACTGCCTTCAGGACAATGAGCTCACTGGGCTTGGTCAGGACCATTTTTCTTGTTCAAAGGAACAGGGACAGGTTGGTACCCACTGGGTTTGCTTGAGGCAGAAACAAACTGGAAATTATTGGGAAGCAGTTCTATGTGTATTCTTGCTCCTAAAACAGTGTGAATAATAGAACTTACCTTAAAAGAAAGGAACAGTATTTAACAAGAAAGGACATTTAGAAATTCTATGTTTTACAATATTAGCAGGCTAGGCCTACTAAATTAAGTTTtttgaaaaagtttattttattgaggtaagaacacttaacatgagatctagcctcttaacaaaattttaaatgtacatgaAATTAACTTGTTAAGAATAAAAGGTATTACATTGAcatttgtcagatatgagtaacGTTAAAACATAAGTCTGCAATTTGCTCAAGTTTGTGTCTATAACAGCCAGAATTTTGCAAAAATATCTTAGAATTTTCCACTAAAATCATACACATGGAAAAATAATAGATGTCTTTTTACATTTATGAacactttaagaaatatataagtACAAAATTTCTGGTGCTGCTAAATTTCTGAAATATGATTTTATCTCTGTGCTACTCTAAATGTTGATAGGAGGTGAACAGAGTGACTAAGAGCATGAGCTCTGACATCAGATTCTCAGTTATTCTAGGAAAAACTAAGTTATTCTGGCTTATTCTTAAAATCTGTTTTCTCATTATTAAGATGGGAATAATTGCACTACCTGCTTCATatgattgctgtgaggattaaatgagataatacagttAAAAAGTTTAGCAATGCCTGATGGACACAGGAAGCAAATGTTGATTATTATTAAAGTGTGACAAGGTTATGAAAAGTAGTCATTCTCTATCAATTAAAGACATTAAAGCATTTAAGTACACTTAAGAttaacagactgaggaatctcagagggaaggcaagggtaAGGGGgtaggtggggagagattaaccagagaatttatatgcatatatgtatacccatggacacagacaacagtgtggtgaaggcccggggtgggggaaggatgggtggagggggttaaaggggaaaaaaaggggacatctgtaatatttccaacaataatttttttaaaagattaaacattttgataaaatagggaaagatgctcaaccaaGCAAAAACTTACTTTATGGCTGCATAATAAAATGTTCCAAACCAAACACTAGAAGTTATTAGATGCACTGGAATCAACACTTTTCCATACTGTCTAAAAGTTCTCTTAAATCGTTGATAAAGGCTAATAGATTTGTCTTGTAAAGGATCaggttcttcctttttttctgaaggCGTTCCTGGAGATGTGGTATTGGATGACATAACCCTCTTAGAGGAAGTATCTTGCTCCCACTGTTTATAATGAAGAACCCCCAGGTGGGATGAAGGAGCATCGAATGGCTTCCTTTCCtttgcagtgccctgggcagcAGATAAATGCAGCCATTGTTTTTGAGGGACCTGTACCAAAACTACTCTGGATTCAGCTGTATACAAAAGTAATGGTCCCTTTATATATTGACAGTGTCCAAAAAGACCAGCTTTATGTGGGTCCATGCATGTCCTATGTGCCAGTTGGAATACAGTCCTTGGTACattccattgcattttgaagaaTGGTGATGGATGGATTTCAGCTTCTATAgagaatagatttaaaaattagattatatAGATTCCCATTTTAAACTAATCTACTTAAAAACAAGTCATTAATtattaggaaataaaagaaaagacattGCTACCAAATCCATGAAATTAATGTTATGGTATACAGTTGTAAcataatgcaattttaaaatctcattaaaatACATCATTTAAATATGATAGAGTAAATGAGTCTAGCAGACATCATGAAGGGTAATGTTTTGAAGTGATTTTATTACTACAAAATGGATATTTGTAGGGCTCTATTATTCTACAAAGAAGCAGTATAGTATAATGGAAATAAGTCTTAAGATCTGGAAGCAAAAGATCTGGGCCCTAACGTTATGGGGACATAATTCCATGCAATTCCCTATTAGATAACAAGCCCACATCCACTAGTAAAATGATTACTTCACAGGTTATTATAGGAATTCTgatgtaaacatacttttgtaaCTTAACAAGCATCATATAAGTGTTAGTTATTACAAATGTTAAGATCTGATAAGTAGTTATTAGTATCATTTATCCTATAGTGCCTTTAGactaaattatataaaactgTAAATCACATGTTATTGGCTGGTGAGAAGAGAGATGGACTTTTCCAGATATCTATAACTTTTTGTCAGGaaagttaaaatgtaattttaaaagaacatgggctttggaatAAAATGTACCCAGCAGAGTTAATAGTGGtattattttgagaaaattagTTGGCCTCTCTAGATACAGGTTTCCCCACTGGTATGATAGAATTTTAGTATGTATTACTATATAGCAAATCAGTTCCCCTCTCTTGGCATCAGGAAGTGCCACTGACCCCTAATCTCCACCCTATCCCATACTTGTTAACTTACTACCTCTGATAATACATTGAGAATAGATgatcttacttttttaaattgtatactAAACAAGAGTCAATGAGAAGTCAGTTAGCACCCCAATAAATCAGCACTGCAATAAATACAGCTACATTTTACACAAATATCTGTTATCTCAGTACAAACTATTATCAAATAAAATCATCCACTAATGAATTGTTCCTATAAAATTAATACCCTGACTTACCCCTCCCTAATTAATAATTAACATCAGCTCCTATCAGGCTCTCACAGATCATCGAACAACACAATGCAAATGAGTTGCGAAATGAAATTGTAAATGTCTCAAAATTAGCAGGCTCCCAGGAAGTCTTAAAAGGTGATACTAGAAATTGCTACAGACAAAAGCAAAGTCAAAGTCAAGTAACAGTCTGATGAATCAGACTATTTAACAACCAACATGAAAAGCTACAGGTGCttcaaataaagaatattaaatgaGTAAGAAAGGCCATACAGAAACAGATTAAGCccttaattatttttacaaaactaaCTTAACTTATTCTGAAAGCCAAACATGCTAAAAAGGCTCCTGCCTTAAGAACTATGCACTAGATATTTCCTCTGCTAGGAAGTCTTTTCAAGTTAGCCTGGCTAATTTGCTTCCCACAAGTCTTTGTTCAATGGCACCAGCTCCCTGATGCCTCCTTTGTCCATTCTATTTAAAATGGCAACACTGCTCCCAATCCCCTCCCTTCCAGCCCTGACATCCATCCCTATCTTCCTTACCTTgctctatttgtttctttttcatagcacttatcttctaacatcctatataattttCTTACTTATTGTGTTTACAACTTACGGTCCACAAggacagtttttttgttttgttttgtttttcctgtttagtTTACTGCTGCACCCCAGGCCCCTAAAACAAAGGCTCGGTGGCACATaggaggcactcaataaatatttgtttaataattcAATAAAGCCAACCCCCTCTTCCCTTTAAAAATGAGCCGAAGTTATGAGTGAATTTTCTCACCTTTAGCCTTCCCCCTTCCAGAGTTACCTGCATCCACACCCATCCAAGAATCCATTAACTTCTTcctcagaaaataaaactgtccCTACATTCAAATGCTAGTCCTCCACTTGTATTTTATGCTAACTTCTTCCTGTTTTAGATTTTGCTCAACTACAagttccttgtttgtttgtttgtttatttatttttactgctatTCTTGCTCCTGTACTGCAACTGCCCTCCGCTCTGGGTTCTTTCCCTTCAGTATATTGATATACCATTAAGAAATAGgaccctttgtaatatctgcccaaTTTCCAATTGTCCTCACCACATTCTAGGATCCCCAGATCAGTAGAAGCAGTCCCTGCTataattcctgacccacagagaaGAGCAATCATAGAACTCTTCATAGATCACCAAGTATGCTGGGGCTCCTCTCACAAAGTTACTTCTCAAAATCATGGTGAAATCATCTCCAAAGGTGGGTGAGCAGGTCTTACATGATAAATCCCCTCTATCATCCCAGTCTCCCTTAGATCCTTTCTTTTATAGTATACCAAGGCAGGTCTGGCATTTTAACTTCATTTAGCATAGGTCACCTTTGGTCCATCTTCCAGCCAAACAACCAAACTGTTAGAGCCCTTTCTAAACaccgcccgcccccctccacccccaccagctGTAACAGTGAATACAGAATCTCTGCTTAGTGGTCCTGTATCAATAAATTCAGCCTGATCTAACTTTATGTTTCTTTCACGAGTATTCCACACTTTTGATACCCATCCCCACACATATTCCCCAGAGATCTAtctgtggcattttaaaaaagaaatcagtctTTAAGAGTGCAGCACTCTTATTAGTGACCCATGAAGTGCAGACTCTTCATGGGTCACACTTTGCAGCCGACCCTTGGAGGCCCGCTGAGACTGAAGTCTAGTTATAGGTCTAGAAGCAAGGAAGAGGGGTAGGGGCAGTTCTTGAGAATCAGCAATATCTTGCAAGGCCATTACCTCAGGAAAGGCCATTACAGGTTCTTCAGTCAAAGCATGTTAACTTCCTCAAACAGGTGGCAAAAAAGACTGATCAAAATGTAGGGGCTCAGGACCCTATTCCAGATTTGAGGATCTTATTCCTTCCCAATCAATGCCCTCATTTTAACAGCAG from Eptesicus fuscus isolate TK198812 chromosome 12, DD_ASM_mEF_20220401, whole genome shotgun sequence includes:
- the FAM210A gene encoding protein FAM210A; translation: MQWNVPRTVFQLAHRTCMDPHKAGLFGHCQYIKGPLLLYTAESRVVLVQVPQKQWLHLSAAQGTAKERKPFDAPSSHLGVLHYKQWEQDTSSKRVMSSNTTSPGTPSEKKEEPDPLQDKSISLYQRFKRTFRQYGKVLIPVHLITSSVWFGTFYYAAIKGVNVIPFLELIGLPDSIVNILKNSQSGNALTAYALFKIATPARYTVTLGGTSFTVKYLRSRGYMSTPPPVKEYLQDKMEETKELLTEKMGETKDKLTEKLQETKGKVSFKKKVE